A portion of the Paenibacillus hamazuiensis genome contains these proteins:
- the uca gene encoding urea carboxylase, with protein sequence MFKKVLIANRGAIAVRIERTLRRLGIASVAVYTKADQDSLHVDLADEALLIGEGPAKDSYLNAELILQKAAETGAEAIHPGYGFLSENPDFARACRRKGIAFIGPTPEQMEQFGLKHSAREIAVKAGVPMLPGTALIAELEEALGEAARIGYPVILKSTAGGGGIGMRVCTDEAALRAAFDGVRHLAETNFKNGGVFLEKYIARARHVEVQIFGNGFGEIVTLGERDCSIQRRNQKVIEESPAPNFPQRVREAMLEAARALAAEVGYRSAGTVEFLYDAQSQEFYFLEVNTRLQVEHGVTEEVLGVDLVEWMVREAADELTNLRAQLREPRGHSIQARIYAEDCLQQFRPSAGQLDRVQFADGARIETWVRDGLNVTTLYDPMLAKIIVHGETRQEAIDKLIRALQGTRIYGVTTNLQYLQALLNEKDCREGSVYTQMLNGFEPEERALEVLDGGVQTTVQDWPGRVGHWDVGVPPCGPMDPHSFRLGNMLLGNSESASGLELTLRGGSYKFRSGMWFCLTGADMEAKLDDAPVPMCEPVYAGRGQVLSFGEAKTGMRAYLLVAGGFDMPKILGSSATFTLGGFGGHGGRALRVGDVLGVNEGKAPQHMAGLAAEDRSAMAREWTIGVIPGPHCTTEFLQPDYLQQLTETGWEVHFNSSRTGVRLIGPAPHWTRQDGGEAGLHPSNIHDNAYAIGTLDLTGDMPILLGPDGPSLGGFVCPVTTASAEFWKIGQLHPGDTVRFRLLALEEADELRSAQEQFLSEVGEGRRSGLSRTAAAMMTKPAASFTPNYPLLVQEENDRRFPISIRCSGDENVLVEYGPMELDLQLRFQVHALMQAIKDSDAIPVLDLTPGIRSLQIHIDRSRMTVSEACRRILELDRSLPPLESMRVPSRIVRLPLSWDDPATRLAIQRYQQTVRPDAPWCPSNLEFIRRINGLADIEDVKRIVFDANYLVMGLGDVYLGAPVATPLDPRHRLVTTKYNPARTWTPENAVGIGGAYMCVYGMEGPGGYQFVGRTIQMWNRLRPTESFKPGQPWLLRFFDQIRFYPVEADELLRLREDFLRGRFEADITETTFDLGEYLQFLESIRDSADAFRTQQQTAFQAERESWRALGLAEYVSETEAAKETPEEDVPEGAEGVRCTMPGSVWKVLAAPGQRVKKGETLIIEESMKMEFPMVSPCDGIVQSVNVKPGDQVSAGQLIAILTKTTEEKEALPA encoded by the coding sequence ATGTTTAAAAAAGTGCTCATTGCCAACCGCGGAGCGATCGCGGTGCGGATTGAACGCACGCTGCGCAGGCTCGGCATCGCTTCAGTAGCCGTCTATACGAAGGCCGACCAAGACAGCCTGCATGTGGATCTGGCGGACGAAGCTCTTTTGATCGGCGAAGGGCCGGCCAAAGACAGCTATTTGAATGCGGAGCTTATCCTGCAAAAGGCGGCGGAAACCGGAGCGGAAGCGATCCATCCGGGGTACGGCTTCCTCAGCGAAAATCCCGACTTCGCCCGGGCCTGCCGCAGGAAGGGGATCGCGTTTATCGGCCCGACTCCGGAGCAAATGGAGCAGTTCGGCCTCAAGCATTCGGCGCGGGAAATCGCCGTCAAGGCGGGAGTGCCGATGCTGCCGGGTACGGCGCTCATCGCGGAGCTTGAGGAGGCGCTCGGTGAAGCGGCGCGCATCGGATATCCGGTTATCCTAAAAAGCACCGCCGGCGGCGGCGGCATCGGCATGCGCGTCTGTACCGACGAGGCTGCGCTTCGCGCCGCTTTCGACGGAGTGCGCCATTTGGCGGAGACGAACTTTAAAAACGGCGGGGTGTTTTTGGAAAAGTACATCGCGAGAGCGCGGCATGTCGAGGTGCAAATTTTCGGCAACGGGTTCGGCGAGATCGTTACTTTGGGCGAGCGGGACTGTTCGATCCAGCGGCGCAACCAGAAGGTCATCGAAGAAAGCCCGGCGCCGAATTTTCCGCAACGTGTGCGCGAGGCGATGCTCGAAGCTGCGCGTGCGCTGGCTGCAGAGGTCGGCTACCGAAGCGCCGGTACGGTGGAATTTCTGTATGACGCACAGTCGCAGGAATTTTATTTCCTGGAAGTGAATACGCGGCTGCAGGTCGAGCACGGCGTTACCGAAGAGGTGCTCGGCGTCGACCTTGTCGAATGGATGGTCCGCGAAGCTGCGGATGAGCTGACGAACTTGCGGGCGCAACTGCGGGAGCCACGGGGACACAGCATTCAGGCACGGATTTACGCGGAGGATTGCCTGCAGCAGTTCCGCCCCAGTGCCGGCCAGCTTGACCGGGTGCAGTTTGCGGACGGGGCGCGGATCGAAACGTGGGTCAGGGACGGTTTGAACGTCACGACGTTATACGACCCGATGCTGGCGAAAATCATCGTTCACGGCGAAACGAGGCAGGAGGCGATCGATAAGCTGATTCGCGCTTTGCAAGGTACGCGAATATACGGTGTCACGACCAACCTGCAGTATTTGCAGGCGCTGCTGAACGAGAAGGATTGCCGTGAAGGCAGCGTATACACGCAGATGCTAAACGGCTTTGAGCCGGAGGAAAGAGCGCTTGAGGTGCTGGACGGCGGCGTGCAGACAACCGTGCAGGATTGGCCGGGCCGAGTCGGCCACTGGGACGTTGGTGTGCCGCCGTGCGGACCGATGGACCCGCATTCGTTCCGACTCGGCAACATGCTGCTCGGCAACAGCGAAAGTGCAAGCGGGCTCGAGCTGACGCTGCGCGGCGGCTCGTACAAATTCCGCTCGGGCATGTGGTTTTGCCTGACCGGCGCCGATATGGAGGCGAAGCTGGACGATGCGCCGGTGCCGATGTGCGAGCCGGTTTATGCCGGCCGCGGGCAGGTGCTGAGCTTCGGCGAAGCAAAGACGGGAATGCGCGCGTATTTGCTCGTTGCCGGAGGCTTCGATATGCCGAAAATTCTCGGCAGCTCGGCAACATTTACGCTTGGCGGCTTCGGCGGTCACGGGGGGCGCGCCTTGAGGGTAGGAGACGTGCTTGGCGTGAACGAAGGCAAAGCGCCGCAGCACATGGCGGGACTGGCCGCCGAAGATAGATCGGCGATGGCGCGGGAATGGACGATCGGCGTCATTCCGGGACCGCACTGCACGACGGAGTTTTTGCAGCCGGATTATTTGCAGCAGCTGACGGAAACAGGCTGGGAGGTGCATTTTAACAGCTCGCGCACCGGCGTGCGCCTGATCGGGCCGGCGCCGCATTGGACGCGCCAGGACGGTGGGGAGGCGGGCCTTCATCCGTCGAACATCCACGATAACGCGTATGCGATCGGCACATTGGACCTGACCGGAGACATGCCGATTTTGCTCGGGCCCGACGGGCCCAGTCTCGGCGGTTTCGTCTGTCCGGTGACGACGGCGTCGGCCGAGTTTTGGAAAATCGGCCAGCTGCATCCGGGCGATACGGTCCGCTTCCGGCTCCTTGCGTTGGAGGAGGCCGATGAGCTGCGCAGCGCACAGGAGCAGTTTTTATCCGAGGTGGGAGAGGGCCGCAGATCCGGCCTTTCACGTACTGCAGCTGCGATGATGACTAAGCCTGCCGCGTCGTTTACGCCGAACTACCCTTTGCTCGTTCAGGAAGAGAACGATCGTCGGTTTCCGATTTCGATCCGCTGCAGCGGCGACGAAAACGTGCTGGTCGAATATGGCCCGATGGAGCTGGATCTGCAGCTGCGCTTCCAGGTGCACGCGCTCATGCAGGCGATCAAGGACAGCGATGCGATTCCCGTGCTCGATCTGACGCCGGGCATCCGCTCGCTGCAGATTCACATCGACCGCTCGCGGATGACTGTGAGCGAAGCTTGCCGTCGCATTCTGGAGCTGGACCGCAGCCTCCCGCCGCTCGAGTCGATGCGCGTGCCTTCACGCATCGTGCGACTGCCGCTGTCCTGGGACGATCCGGCGACCCGGCTGGCGATCCAGCGTTATCAGCAAACGGTGCGTCCTGACGCGCCGTGGTGCCCGAGCAATCTCGAATTCATTCGCCGCATTAACGGGCTTGCCGATATCGAGGACGTCAAACGGATCGTCTTCGATGCAAACTATTTGGTCATGGGGCTCGGCGACGTCTACCTGGGAGCCCCTGTAGCGACGCCGCTCGACCCGAGGCACCGGCTGGTGACGACGAAATACAACCCGGCACGGACTTGGACTCCTGAAAACGCCGTCGGCATCGGCGGAGCTTATATGTGCGTGTATGGGATGGAAGGGCCCGGCGGCTACCAGTTTGTCGGGCGAACGATCCAGATGTGGAACCGGCTGCGCCCGACGGAAAGCTTTAAGCCTGGCCAACCTTGGCTGCTGCGGTTCTTTGACCAGATCCGCTTTTATCCGGTGGAGGCGGACGAACTGCTCAGGCTGCGCGAAGATTTCTTGCGGGGACGGTTTGAGGCGGATATTACGGAGACGACGTTTGATCTCGGCGAATATTTGCAGTTCCTCGAATCGATCCGGGACAGCGCGGATGCATTCCGAACGCAGCAGCAGACAGCTTTTCAGGCGGAGCGGGAAAGCTGGAGAGCGCTCGGACTCGCCGAATACGTATCGGAGACCGAGGCGGCCAAGGAAACTCCTGAGGAGGACGTTCCGGAAGGGGCGGAGGGCGTGCGCTGCACGATGCCGGGCAGCGTTTGGAAGGTGCTTGCGGCCCCCGGCCAGCGGGTGAAGAAAGGCGAGACGCTCATCATCGAGGAAAGCATGAAAATGGAATTTCCGATGGTTTCCCCTTGCGACGGTATCGTGCAATCCGTGAATGTAAAGCCCGGCGATCAAGTGAGCGCTGGACAGCTGATCGCGATTTTGACCAAAACGACCGAGGAGAAGGAGGCGCTTCCGGCATGA
- the atzF gene encoding allophanate hydrolase, whose protein sequence is MNENVLPRELTIVLLREMYDREEITPLEVVREIVRRAEQDAAMNIWIAPPSMDMLMPYIERLNEMDPADAPLWGIPFAVKDNIDVAGVPTTASCAEFAYTPDEHAAVVERLVAAGAIPVGKANLDQFATGLVGTRSPYGETHNSLRGELISGGSSSGSAVAVARGQAAFSLGTDTAGSGRIPAALNRLVGFKPSIGAWPVKGLVPACASLDCITVFANSLEDAATVDLVARGEHAADPRSRFVPRHEPKLPEKICLPAEPPVFFGPYADEYRKAWHAAVERLQGLGLPLEYIDGRMFDEAAAILYEGPWVAERWAAVGGFIEAHPGAAFPVTERILRSGAAPEHSAASLFRAMHKLQSFKLQAKQLLEGAVLAMPTCGGTWTREQVRQDPVATNSAMGRYTNHCNLLDLCAVAVPSDDAAHDLPFGITLFGLADSESLIWGAAGLFVKGAEIQLATPATAENAGEPAVPETTLVAVCGLHMRGYPLEKQMRECGARFVCEASTAAKYQLVRLPTTPAKPGLIKRPAGGAAVSLELWEMPLASFGRFAALIPSPLGIGKVELSDGREVPGFICEAYAAAHAEDITAAGGWRNVFPAG, encoded by the coding sequence ATGAATGAGAACGTGCTGCCCCGCGAGCTGACTATCGTCTTGCTCCGCGAAATGTATGATAGGGAAGAAATCACGCCTTTGGAAGTCGTCCGCGAGATCGTCCGCAGGGCGGAACAGGACGCGGCGATGAACATTTGGATCGCTCCACCCTCAATGGATATGCTTATGCCTTATATCGAGCGGCTGAATGAAATGGATCCGGCGGATGCGCCTCTTTGGGGCATCCCGTTCGCCGTCAAGGACAATATCGACGTCGCGGGAGTGCCGACAACCGCGAGCTGCGCCGAATTCGCGTATACGCCGGACGAACATGCCGCTGTGGTCGAGCGCCTTGTCGCCGCGGGAGCGATCCCGGTCGGCAAAGCGAATCTCGACCAATTCGCCACCGGCCTTGTCGGTACAAGAAGCCCATACGGCGAAACGCATAATTCGCTGCGCGGCGAGCTGATCAGCGGCGGATCCAGCTCGGGCTCCGCCGTTGCCGTCGCCCGCGGCCAGGCGGCCTTCTCGCTTGGCACCGATACGGCGGGCTCCGGCCGCATTCCCGCGGCGCTCAATCGGCTTGTCGGCTTCAAACCAAGCATCGGCGCATGGCCGGTGAAAGGGCTAGTCCCCGCTTGCGCGAGTTTGGACTGCATCACCGTGTTCGCGAACAGTCTGGAGGACGCAGCGACCGTCGACCTCGTTGCGCGCGGGGAGCATGCCGCCGACCCTCGGTCCCGCTTCGTGCCCCGGCACGAGCCCAAGCTGCCTGAGAAAATATGCTTGCCTGCGGAGCCGCCGGTGTTTTTCGGCCCTTACGCGGACGAATACCGGAAAGCATGGCATGCGGCTGTGGAACGGCTGCAAGGGCTCGGCTTGCCTCTAGAATATATCGACGGCCGGATGTTCGATGAAGCGGCGGCCATTCTTTACGAAGGACCGTGGGTAGCCGAGCGATGGGCCGCCGTCGGCGGATTCATCGAAGCGCACCCGGGAGCGGCGTTTCCGGTTACCGAGCGCATCCTGCGCTCAGGAGCCGCACCGGAGCATTCGGCAGCTTCTCTCTTTCGGGCGATGCACAAGCTGCAGTCGTTCAAGCTGCAGGCGAAACAGCTGCTGGAAGGAGCGGTGCTGGCGATGCCGACATGCGGCGGCACTTGGACGCGCGAGCAGGTGCGGCAGGACCCGGTGGCGACGAACAGCGCGATGGGCCGTTACACGAACCATTGCAACCTGCTTGATTTGTGCGCCGTTGCCGTACCTTCAGACGATGCTGCGCACGATCTTCCGTTCGGCATTACGCTGTTCGGCCTTGCCGACAGCGAATCGCTTATCTGGGGAGCCGCGGGTTTGTTCGTGAAGGGAGCGGAAATACAGCTTGCAACCCCGGCAACGGCGGAAAACGCGGGAGAACCCGCCGTTCCGGAAACGACTTTGGTCGCCGTCTGCGGCCTTCATATGCGCGGGTATCCGCTTGAGAAGCAGATGCGCGAATGCGGCGCCCGCTTCGTCTGCGAAGCGTCGACGGCCGCGAAATACCAACTGGTCAGGCTGCCTACGACTCCGGCCAAGCCGGGGCTGATCAAAAGGCCGGCCGGAGGTGCCGCGGTTTCGCTGGAGCTGTGGGAGATGCCGCTGGCCAGCTTCGGCCGCTTCGCCGCTTTGATTCCCTCGCCGCTCGGCATCGGCAAAGTCGAGCTGTCCGACGGCCGCGAGGTGCCCGGCTTCATCTGCGAGGCGTACGCGGCGGCGCATGCGGAGGATATTACCGCGGCCGGAGGCTGGCGCAACGTCTTTCCGGCAGGCTGA
- the erm gene encoding 23S ribosomal RNA methyltransferase Erm, translated as MSKINHTYRGASCSPGNFSAQHLLINGRVVRDMIQLAGITPHETVLDIGAGTGTISIPLAEKAARVLAIENDPAFVRKLIDKTGGIPNIRVQECDFLQSKLPKQPFSVVANIPFSITTPILEKLLGKPDAPLRRAVLIVEKGAARRFTEAPSANPRLLSWRMLYEFRVVRTVERSAFSPPPAVDTAILTISRREQPLIPAHLLAKFAALAAYALRSPHQPLFTALAGVFTPPQIAKLAKALRVDRQSRVCTLRDGQWADVFAAMLRHAPPVRHPKLRRQGCRPCRK; from the coding sequence GTGTCAAAAATCAATCATACGTACCGGGGAGCGTCGTGCTCTCCCGGCAATTTCTCGGCACAGCATCTGCTGATTAACGGCCGAGTGGTCAGGGATATGATACAACTCGCCGGTATCACGCCCCATGAGACTGTTCTCGACATCGGCGCAGGAACAGGAACCATTTCAATTCCTTTAGCTGAAAAAGCCGCCCGTGTGCTCGCAATCGAAAACGATCCCGCCTTTGTCCGCAAGCTTATAGACAAGACAGGGGGGATCCCGAACATTCGGGTTCAGGAATGCGACTTTTTGCAAAGCAAGCTTCCGAAACAGCCGTTTTCTGTAGTGGCCAATATCCCGTTTTCGATTACGACGCCGATACTCGAGAAGCTGCTCGGCAAACCGGACGCGCCGCTGCGCCGTGCCGTCCTGATCGTTGAGAAAGGGGCCGCCCGGCGGTTTACGGAAGCTCCATCCGCCAACCCGCGACTGCTCTCCTGGCGCATGCTCTACGAATTTCGTGTCGTGAGGACGGTGGAAAGGAGCGCATTTTCGCCTCCGCCCGCTGTAGATACCGCCATCTTAACGATAAGCCGCAGAGAACAGCCGCTTATTCCCGCGCATTTGCTGGCTAAATTCGCCGCTCTCGCCGCATACGCCTTGCGCAGCCCGCATCAGCCGCTGTTTACAGCGCTTGCTGGCGTTTTTACGCCACCGCAAATTGCCAAGCTGGCTAAAGCGCTCCGTGTCGACCGGCAGTCGCGGGTTTGCACGCTAAGAGACGGTCAGTGGGCCGACGTGTTCGCCGCGATGCTGCGGCATGCCCCGCCTGTCCGCCATCCGAAGCTTCGCCGGCAAGGGTGCCGCCCCTGTCGTAAATGA
- a CDS encoding APC family permease, translated as MREETSFRKTLSLFQVVYLGLAWMTPMIYFSIYGIAYETSGGMLSQAYLLAFIAIFFTAYSYGVMSKTFSASGSAYTYAKKSIHPVLGYLVGWALLLDYFFSPLIACLTFGLYIHAQFPSVPAYVWIILLNAVLAAVNIIGIKFSANLSRLFVWVQIGFIAVFCGFLINNISGGVQPLETFAASGVPFSTILSGASIICFSFLGFDSITTMSEETVNAGKTIPRAIMIIIFSAVILYLTPSILTQLVYPHVTFANIDSAGLEIVRLVGGSALASLFTVVLIMAIFTQGLSSVTCVSRLLYVMGRESILPKRFFGSLHPRLNTPVFNIVLVSAVSLLALVVNLDTAVKFVNFGALSAFVVVNLCVIAQLYIKEKRRSFKQTWLYLIFPLTGAGFIGWLLSLLDKDALLMGGVWLLIGIAYHVLKSRLNRPLSNSDSTIPVKPASGMES; from the coding sequence ATGAGAGAAGAAACGTCATTCCGAAAAACGCTATCTTTATTCCAGGTTGTCTATTTGGGGCTCGCCTGGATGACGCCGATGATTTATTTTTCGATTTACGGCATCGCTTACGAAACGTCCGGCGGCATGCTCAGCCAAGCCTATTTACTGGCCTTTATTGCCATTTTCTTTACAGCCTACAGCTACGGAGTGATGTCCAAAACGTTCTCCGCCTCCGGCTCCGCTTATACATATGCCAAAAAAAGCATTCATCCCGTCTTGGGTTATCTGGTCGGATGGGCACTGCTTCTGGACTACTTCTTCTCGCCGCTAATCGCGTGTTTGACGTTCGGACTGTATATTCACGCGCAATTTCCATCTGTCCCCGCCTACGTTTGGATCATATTGCTGAATGCCGTGCTGGCCGCCGTCAATATTATAGGCATCAAATTTTCGGCCAATCTCAGCAGGCTGTTCGTATGGGTTCAAATCGGATTCATCGCCGTCTTTTGCGGGTTTCTGATCAATAATATAAGCGGCGGTGTGCAGCCGTTGGAAACGTTCGCCGCTTCCGGCGTGCCCTTCTCGACAATACTGTCCGGCGCATCGATCATCTGCTTTTCATTTCTCGGCTTCGACTCGATCACGACGATGTCGGAAGAGACGGTGAATGCCGGCAAAACGATCCCGAGAGCGATTATGATTATTATTTTCTCGGCGGTTATCCTGTATTTGACCCCGTCTATTTTGACGCAGCTCGTTTACCCTCATGTCACCTTTGCCAACATCGATTCCGCCGGGCTGGAAATCGTCAGGCTCGTCGGCGGTTCGGCTCTAGCCTCCTTGTTCACCGTCGTGCTGATCATGGCGATTTTTACGCAAGGCCTATCGTCCGTCACCTGCGTTTCCCGGCTTCTTTACGTGATGGGACGGGAATCGATCCTGCCGAAGCGTTTCTTCGGTTCGCTGCACCCGCGGCTCAATACGCCCGTATTTAATATCGTGCTGGTCAGCGCCGTATCGCTGCTCGCACTCGTCGTCAATCTGGACACCGCCGTCAAATTCGTCAATTTCGGCGCTTTGAGCGCCTTTGTCGTTGTCAATTTATGTGTCATCGCTCAGCTGTATATTAAAGAAAAACGCCGCTCCTTCAAGCAAACGTGGCTGTATCTGATTTTCCCGTTGACGGGCGCGGGATTTATCGGCTGGCTGCTGTCCCTGCTCGATAAAGACGCGCTGCTCATGGGAGGCGTCTGGCTGCTCATCGGAATCGCTTATCATGTCCTCAAAAGCAGATTAAATCGTCCTTTGTCTAATTCGGACAGCACGATTCCTGTAAAGCCTGCCTCCGGAATGGAATCGTGA
- a CDS encoding ABC transporter substrate-binding protein, which produces MKKGLLSSVCLLLALAFVLGGCGTQTKEAGSPVVSGGAGKPGAIKIALSPWPGWFVWYLVKEKGFFEKNGVNAELVWFPVYSDSLAALAAGKVDANSQTLSDTLAPASKGIPVKAVLVNDNSAGGDGIVVRPDINSIKELKGKKIATELGTVDHLLMLTALEKEGLKEKDVSFTNMTVNDAGPAFISGKLDAAVLWEPFLSKAIEEGKGKLLFSSKDTPGLIPDLLVFREDVVKNRPDDVKKIVNAWFDALDYWQKNPEESLAIMAKAAETPLDEYKKSVQSVKIFGIEDNRKAFQSGSDFQSLQYTGQKTAEFLKGLDMLSKVPDLKPVLDGHFIEEVAKERGK; this is translated from the coding sequence ATGAAAAAAGGGTTGTTGTCATCGGTTTGTTTACTTCTTGCGTTAGCTTTCGTGCTGGGAGGCTGCGGCACTCAGACAAAGGAAGCCGGCAGTCCGGTGGTTTCCGGTGGCGCCGGGAAGCCGGGGGCGATCAAAATCGCGTTAAGTCCCTGGCCGGGTTGGTTTGTCTGGTACCTTGTGAAGGAGAAAGGCTTTTTCGAGAAAAACGGAGTTAATGCCGAACTGGTATGGTTTCCGGTATACAGCGATTCGCTTGCCGCATTGGCCGCCGGCAAGGTGGATGCAAACAGCCAGACGCTCAGCGATACGCTTGCGCCGGCGAGCAAAGGAATCCCGGTGAAAGCCGTGCTTGTCAACGACAACTCGGCGGGAGGGGACGGGATCGTCGTAAGGCCGGATATAAACTCGATCAAGGAATTGAAAGGCAAAAAAATCGCAACCGAGCTCGGCACCGTCGATCATCTGCTGATGCTGACCGCGCTGGAAAAGGAAGGGCTTAAAGAAAAAGATGTAAGCTTTACGAACATGACTGTCAACGACGCGGGTCCCGCATTTATATCCGGCAAGCTCGATGCAGCGGTGTTGTGGGAGCCATTTTTGAGCAAAGCGATCGAAGAAGGGAAGGGCAAGCTGCTGTTTTCCTCGAAGGATACGCCCGGTCTCATTCCCGACCTGCTCGTGTTTCGCGAAGATGTGGTGAAAAACAGGCCGGACGATGTGAAAAAGATCGTGAACGCCTGGTTCGACGCTTTGGATTACTGGCAAAAAAATCCGGAGGAGTCGTTGGCCATCATGGCCAAGGCGGCGGAAACTCCGCTTGATGAATATAAAAAAAGCGTGCAGAGCGTGAAAATATTCGGCATCGAAGATAATCGCAAGGCGTTTCAAAGCGGCAGCGACTTCCAATCCTTGCAATATACCGGACAGAAAACAGCCGAATTTTTGAAGGGGCTTGACATGCTGTCCAAAGTACCGGATCTGAAACCGGTGCTGGACGGGCATTTTATTGAAGAAGTCGCCAAGGAACGCGGCAAATAA
- a CDS encoding ABC transporter permease yields MKKKRPRLFQIREEISKSWYSGGVAGAFVLLLVLWAVLSYGQLVERTFMPTPDQVFARFVEQMASGAFWDHVGISVFRVSMGFLLACLIGIPLGIAAGTFRLAEALIVPPTEFIRYMPATAFVPLIMVWAGIGETAKVLVIFVGCFFQLVLMVADNARAVSNDLLQVSYTMGAKRWQVFERVLIPALMPDLMNTLRLVLGWAWTYLVVAELVAASSGLGFAIMKAQRFLNTDIIFVGIIVIGLLGLITDRMFAYCHKRFFPWLEGVR; encoded by the coding sequence ATGAAGAAAAAAAGGCCCCGGCTATTTCAAATCCGCGAAGAAATAAGCAAATCGTGGTATTCCGGCGGGGTGGCCGGCGCGTTCGTGCTGCTGCTTGTTTTATGGGCTGTTCTCAGCTACGGGCAGCTCGTTGAGCGTACCTTTATGCCGACTCCGGATCAGGTTTTCGCCCGGTTTGTGGAACAGATGGCGAGCGGCGCTTTCTGGGATCATGTGGGAATCAGCGTGTTTCGCGTCAGCATGGGTTTCTTGCTGGCGTGCCTGATCGGCATTCCGCTCGGCATCGCCGCCGGGACCTTCCGTTTGGCGGAAGCGCTGATCGTACCGCCGACGGAATTTATCCGCTATATGCCAGCGACGGCGTTCGTTCCGCTTATCATGGTATGGGCGGGCATCGGGGAAACGGCGAAGGTGCTGGTTATTTTCGTTGGGTGCTTTTTCCAATTGGTATTGATGGTGGCGGACAACGCGAGAGCGGTGTCGAACGATTTGCTGCAGGTGTCTTATACGATGGGGGCCAAAAGATGGCAGGTGTTCGAGCGTGTGCTCATTCCGGCCCTGATGCCGGATTTGATGAACACGCTGCGCCTTGTGCTCGGCTGGGCGTGGACGTATTTGGTCGTAGCCGAGCTGGTTGCGGCAAGCAGCGGACTCGGTTTTGCGATTATGAAAGCGCAGCGGTTTCTGAACACCGACATTATTTTTGTCGGCATCATCGTCATCGGTCTGCTCGGGTTGATTACCGATCGCATGTTCGCCTATTGCCACAAACGGTTTTTCCCATGGCTGGAAGGGGTGCGATAA
- a CDS encoding ABC transporter ATP-binding protein, translating into MLHAVQAYPESYAAPVKIEASGLTKVYTGKKSSFLALDHVSFDVKQNEFVSFVGPSGCGKSSLLRILAGLEESTEGQLLISGREIDGPGSDRGMVFQSYTLFPWLTVRQNIEFGLTLKGVDLFEKRAIADRFMELVKLTPFAKSYPKELSGGMKQRVAIARALANNPEVILMDEPFGALDPMTKSSMQEMLLDICEKEKTTVVFITHDIDEAIFLSQRVFVMQANPGRIKQEVQVPPGFRNQPGVKDSEAFIKLRKMIVELIGDHG; encoded by the coding sequence ATGCTGCATGCAGTTCAAGCATATCCGGAGTCATATGCCGCTCCTGTAAAAATTGAAGCCAGCGGCCTCACGAAAGTATATACCGGAAAAAAATCGTCCTTTCTCGCGCTTGATCATGTGTCCTTCGACGTGAAGCAGAACGAATTTGTCAGCTTCGTTGGCCCTTCGGGCTGCGGCAAATCGTCGCTGCTGCGGATTTTGGCCGGGCTGGAGGAATCGACGGAGGGGCAGCTGCTCATATCCGGGCGCGAGATCGATGGGCCGGGAAGCGACCGGGGCATGGTGTTCCAGTCGTACACGCTGTTCCCTTGGCTGACGGTCCGGCAAAACATCGAATTCGGCCTGACGCTGAAGGGCGTCGACTTATTTGAAAAAAGGGCGATCGCCGACCGCTTCATGGAGCTGGTGAAGCTGACGCCGTTCGCGAAATCGTATCCGAAGGAGCTGTCCGGCGGGATGAAGCAGCGGGTGGCCATCGCCCGGGCGCTTGCCAACAATCCGGAGGTGATTTTGATGGATGAGCCGTTCGGTGCGCTCGATCCGATGACCAAAAGCTCGATGCAGGAAATGCTGCTCGACATTTGTGAGAAGGAGAAGACGACGGTCGTGTTTATCACCCACGATATCGATGAAGCGATATTTTTATCGCAGCGCGTGTTCGTCATGCAGGCGAACCCCGGCCGCATCAAGCAGGAGGTGCAGGTGCCGCCGGGTTTTCGCAATCAACCGGGTGTCAAGGATTCGGAAGCGTTCATCAAGCTGCGCAAAATGATCGTCGAGTTGATCGGAGATCACGGCTGA